Proteins encoded together in one Candidatus Acidiferrales bacterium window:
- a CDS encoding glycosyltransferase family 4 protein, producing the protein MKILQLSPRIPYPLTEGGSIGIFNITRQLSERGALIYFVAVSGNRDTDCPKELSKLCQSVLVTKASKRYSFAAAARNLFSPVPINVEKYHSRKILKEIISFASDKQIDLIHVDHLHMAYYGLALGKLLMVPVALREHNLELKIMERFSESSGNPAYRAYAKSQMKKFLKYEPSICAQMDKCVMITEQDRDRLLSMRRDVDAVVIPAGVDTDFFKPADSIGDENTIIYVGGLDWLPNIDGLKWFVDEVMPIITESKRNVRLIIYGKGDPRSVDRLGNGKNVIVEGYIHDVRQAFMKGRVMVVPLLAGSGIRIRILEAMAAGKPIVTTSIGSEGIKIEPGKNIMIADTANQFAEKVLLLLNDENLCRTVSKEAGSFVSSEYSWHRIGDMFWRAYNEIIDKRAKSSRDNARMGS; encoded by the coding sequence ATGAAAATCCTCCAGTTATCTCCTCGCATTCCTTACCCGCTCACTGAGGGTGGAAGCATTGGCATCTTCAACATAACTCGACAGTTGAGCGAAAGGGGAGCACTAATTTATTTTGTCGCCGTCTCAGGGAATCGTGACACAGACTGCCCGAAAGAATTATCAAAACTCTGTCAAAGTGTACTCGTCACCAAAGCGAGCAAGCGATACAGCTTCGCAGCCGCTGCAAGAAATCTTTTCTCTCCTGTTCCGATCAACGTAGAGAAATATCATTCTCGAAAGATCCTGAAAGAGATTATCAGCTTCGCTTCGGACAAGCAAATCGATTTGATTCATGTTGACCATCTCCATATGGCTTATTACGGGCTTGCTCTTGGGAAGTTGCTCATGGTGCCAGTGGCACTCAGAGAGCATAACCTTGAGCTCAAGATCATGGAGCGCTTCTCGGAAAGCTCCGGTAATCCTGCGTACAGAGCTTACGCCAAATCGCAGATGAAAAAGTTCTTAAAGTACGAGCCGTCGATCTGTGCCCAGATGGATAAATGCGTTATGATCACCGAGCAAGACCGTGACCGTCTTCTGTCGATGAGAAGGGATGTCGATGCGGTTGTGATTCCTGCGGGCGTAGATACTGATTTTTTCAAGCCAGCCGACTCCATCGGCGACGAAAACACAATTATTTACGTCGGCGGTTTAGATTGGCTTCCCAATATTGATGGACTGAAGTGGTTCGTCGATGAAGTAATGCCGATAATAACGGAGTCGAAACGAAACGTTAGACTAATCATATATGGGAAAGGTGATCCCCGAAGCGTCGATAGACTTGGTAATGGAAAGAATGTGATAGTCGAAGGCTACATCCATGACGTGCGTCAAGCTTTCATGAAGGGAAGAGTAATGGTTGTGCCGTTGCTTGCCGGCAGCGGCATTAGAATAAGAATTCTTGAAGCGATGGCAGCGGGTAAACCGATCGTCACAACTTCGATTGGTAGCGAAGGCATCAAAATTGAGCCGGGCAAGAACATTATGATTGCCGACACAGCGAATCAATTTGCTGAAAAAGTGTTGTTGCTGTTGAACGATGAAAATCTTTGTAGAACAGTCAGCAAAGAAGCGGGATCTTTCGTGAGCTCCGAATATTCATGGCACAGGATCGGTGATATGTTCTGGCGTGCTTATAATGAGATAATTGACAAGCGGGCGAAATCATCTAGAGATAACGCAAGGATGGGATCCTGA